In Methanobrevibacter sp., a single window of DNA contains:
- a CDS encoding flavodoxin family protein gives MDIVALMGSPRKHANTDMLLDEMIKGAQSNGHNVIKHCISDLEVHPCRGCGVCVSGRDCVFDDDGLKVTHEIAEAEGLIVSTPIYFGQMTGDLKVLLDRLFGITNNPFISLSGKVALIFTHLGPEGYYDSYIELTKIQPFQMNMHYQILDVLDVGNLGDVRNQPEKFAEAFEIGKKF, from the coding sequence ATGGATATTGTAGCATTAATGGGTTCACCTAGAAAGCATGCAAATACGGACATGCTTCTTGATGAAATGATAAAAGGGGCTCAAAGCAATGGTCATAATGTAATTAAACATTGCATCAGTGATTTGGAAGTGCATCCATGTAGGGGATGTGGTGTCTGCGTGAGCGGAAGAGATTGCGTATTTGATGATGATGGACTTAAAGTAACACATGAAATTGCCGAAGCTGAAGGATTGATTGTATCAACTCCGATATATTTCGGACAGATGACCGGAGATTTAAAGGTGTTGCTGGACAGGCTTTTTGGAATTACAAATAATCCATTTATTTCATTATCTGGTAAAGTTGCATTAATATTTACTCATTTGGGTCCTGAAGGATATTATGACTCCTATATTGAGCTTACCAAAATACAACCATTTCAAATGAACATGCATTATCAGATATTGGACGTTCTCGATGTTGGAAATTTAGGAGATGTTCGAAACCAGCCTGAAAAATTTGCTGAAGCTTTTGAGATTGGAAAAAAATTTTAA
- a CDS encoding TMEM175 family protein has translation MEAFYDAIIAIIVTVLVLELPQPADASLAALWAIKNSYFAYLISFLVCTNLWQYHHLIYNHVEKINPRIIWQNIILLLIVSLIPYLTTFVANNIFSLLAQCLYGLDFILINVLHYVMAKSLIGINSENQELKEALNVKNAVIIPLIFFGVGLVVAFLGHPIAISICCLITIVRSIVFTLK, from the coding sequence TTGGAGGCATTTTATGATGCAATTATTGCAATTATAGTGACTGTTTTAGTGTTGGAATTACCTCAACCTGCCGATGCTTCACTTGCCGCATTATGGGCAATAAAAAACTCTTATTTTGCATATCTTATTAGTTTTTTAGTATGTACTAACCTGTGGCAGTATCATCATTTAATTTATAATCATGTTGAAAAGATTAATCCAAGAATTATTTGGCAAAATATTATTTTGCTACTTATTGTTTCGTTAATTCCTTATCTGACAACTTTTGTTGCGAATAATATATTTTCACTGCTTGCCCAATGTTTATACGGTTTGGATTTCATTTTAATTAATGTTCTTCATTATGTCATGGCCAAATCATTAATTGGAATTAATTCTGAAAATCAAGAGTTGAAAGAGGCGTTAAACGTTAAAAATGCAGTTATAATTCCGTTGATTTTCTTCGGTGTTGGTTTGGTTGTGGCGTTTTTAGGTCATCCGATTGCAATCAGTATTTGTTGCTTGATTACAATAGTCCGATCAATAGTTTTCACTCTAAAATAA
- a CDS encoding TIGR00730 family Rossman fold protein, whose protein sequence is MNICLYGSGSREIDEIYTDNAYELGCEIAKHGHTLVFGGGDTGMMGACARGVHDNNGKSLGIAPPWIGDFEPLCEDCSEFIYVNSMDERKNKFVEHSDAFIISPGGIGTLDEFFEIITLKKLKQHDKEIIVFNIANFFDKMFEMIEEMGEKGFLYKQDEIFKTASNIEEIFEYLE, encoded by the coding sequence ATGAACATATGTCTTTATGGATCAGGAAGCCGTGAAATAGATGAAATTTATACCGATAATGCATATGAGTTAGGATGTGAGATTGCCAAGCATGGCCATACCCTTGTCTTTGGAGGCGGTGACACCGGAATGATGGGGGCCTGTGCCCGTGGAGTCCATGACAATAACGGAAAATCCCTTGGAATAGCACCTCCATGGATTGGAGATTTCGAGCCTCTCTGTGAAGATTGCAGTGAATTCATTTATGTGAATTCAATGGATGAAAGAAAAAACAAATTTGTTGAACATTCAGATGCATTCATCATATCTCCGGGAGGCATAGGAACACTGGATGAATTTTTTGAAATTATCACCCTTAAAAAATTAAAACAGCACGATAAGGAAATTATTGTATTCAATATTGCAAATTTCTTTGATAAGATGTTTGAAATGATTGAAGAAATGGGCGAGAAGGGTTTTTTATACAAGCAGGATGAAATCTTTAAAACAGCAAGCAACATTGAAGAAATATTCGAATATCTGGAATGA
- a CDS encoding DUF2115 domain-containing protein: MKAEDILIELKELSQQTQITKKELMMLLKKYAHIISVNDLMMATVHIRKDGEYIQAQYREKYLKIYIKYFVLRMREVLEKEDYESSAIINKQLLDESFHLLERTFKNESISNDKDNKFPLIYVITSLYTTFILEEPIHPVGSEFPGNLAVEERNGTFFCPVKDNQKDNENAICHLCLAEQTPDI, from the coding sequence ATGAAAGCTGAAGACATCCTTATCGAACTTAAAGAATTATCCCAACAAACCCAAATTACAAAAAAAGAATTAATGATGCTTCTGAAAAAATATGCTCACATCATCTCAGTGAATGATTTAATGATGGCTACAGTGCATATACGAAAGGATGGGGAATATATTCAAGCGCAATACCGTGAAAAATACCTGAAAATCTACATAAAATATTTCGTATTGCGCATGAGGGAAGTGCTTGAAAAAGAGGATTATGAAAGCTCAGCAATCATAAACAAGCAATTACTGGATGAATCATTCCACCTGCTTGAAAGGACATTTAAAAATGAAAGCATATCCAATGATAAGGACAATAAATTCCCCCTTATTTACGTCATTACATCTCTTTACACAACATTTATCCTGGAAGAACCTATTCATCCGGTAGGCAGTGAATTTCCAGGAAATTTAGCAGTGGAAGAAAGGAACGGTACATTCTTTTGTCCAGTTAAGGATAATCAAAAAGATAATGAAAATGCAATCTGTCATTTATGTCTTGCAGAACAGACACCGGATATTTAG
- a CDS encoding flavodoxin family protein: protein MEILVLKGSPNRNGSSNMLAESFMKGAREAGHNVDEIDAAHANISPCIGCVHCGYEGECSLSDDMDEFRQKILKADMMVFVTPLYYYGMSAQLKILVDRFCSRNFSIQQKHMKSALLTVAYNSDDWTFDALEAHYDTLLRYLNLEDKGRILGYGCGTPSMTRFSKYPDEAYELGKNL, encoded by the coding sequence ATGGAAATATTGGTTTTAAAAGGAAGTCCAAACAGAAACGGCTCATCAAATATGCTTGCCGAAAGTTTCATGAAGGGGGCACGTGAAGCAGGCCACAATGTTGATGAGATAGATGCTGCTCATGCAAATATTTCTCCATGCATCGGATGTGTTCATTGCGGTTATGAAGGAGAATGCAGTTTAAGCGATGATATGGATGAATTCAGACAAAAAATACTAAAGGCGGACATGATGGTCTTTGTCACTCCATTATATTACTATGGAATGTCAGCTCAACTCAAAATTCTTGTGGACAGGTTCTGTTCAAGAAATTTCTCAATTCAGCAAAAGCACATGAAATCAGCTCTTTTAACTGTTGCATATAACAGTGATGATTGGACATTTGACGCTTTGGAAGCTCATTATGATACATTACTGAGATATCTTAATTTAGAGGATAAAGGAAGAATTTTAGGCTATGGCTGCGGAACTCCATCCATGACCAGATTTTCAAAATATCCTGATGAAGCTTATGAATTGGGAAAAAACTTATGA